The segment TCCCGCCCCTCTTCCTGGAAGCCTTTGACGGATATCGGACTGAGACCCTAAAAGCCATGGTGCAAACCTGGCCCTTTGTCCGCCTGCCTCTGGGGGCCCTGATTGACCTGCCTCATGTGGGGCCCCTACAAGCCGTGCTGGAAGCACTGGATGTTCTGCTTGCCCAGAAGGTTCGATCCAGGTGAGTCGGTCATGGGAACCTGGTCAAATCCTGGCAGTGCCCAGGAAGACGGCTGGGCTGAGAGAACGTAGATGGAACGGGATAGATCGGAGGGTTCTCAAGAGGGCAACGAAGAAGCCTTGGTTGGCTATGAGAAATACCTTCTGGTAGCGGAAGGGTGGCTTAAATGAAGGGGAGCCTTCTAGAATATCCGCTCCCCCCACCCAATCACGCTTAGACTTACTAGAGTGGACGATCAGGCAGGAAAAGAGGGCAAAGGGGGGTGGAGGAAAGtgaggcagagaaggaagagggcaaGGCAGCTGGTGACCTCAGGAAGATTAAGTTACAGCACAGGTAGGCAGTGTGTTTTCCCAATGGGAGGCTGTGGTCTTGTTTTTTtcggtttctgtttgtttgtttgtttctgacgGTGTGGATCGTACTACATCATTACCaatctccttcttccttcttctcccagGAGGTGCAAACTGCGGGTGCTAGATTTACGAAAGACGGGCCAGAACTTCTGGAGCATGTGGTCTGGAGCCAGCAGTTATGGGTGCTCAGGCTCACGGACGGCAGCAGTGGCTGAGCCCAGGTCAATGACGAGGCAGCCCTCGACTCCACTGAAGGTTTTTCTAGACCTGTGCCTGAAGAAAAGGACCCTGGACAACTTCCTCACCTACTTCCTTCGGTGGGTGGAGCAGAGAAAGTCTTCCATCCACCTATGTTGCAAGAAGCTGAAGATCGTCTCCATGCCAATGGACAAGATCGTGAAGGTCCTGAGCACGGTGCAGCTGGACTGTATCCAGGAGGTGCAAGTGAGTTGCACCTGGAGTCTGTCCACCCTGGCCACACTCGCCCCTTTCCTGGGTGAGATGAGTAACTTGCAGAGACTCCACCTCTCCCACGTCCACGTGTCTGCCTTCAAGAAGCAGGAGCACGATCACGTTGTGCAAATCACCTCCCAGTTCCGGAGGCTGGGCCACCTCCGGGACCTCCATCTggagtctccttccttccttgaagGCTGCCTGGACCAGATGCTCAGGTGAGTGTGGTAACCTTAAACACAACATTAGAACGTCCAAAGGACCGTCTCTCACGGTGCTCTGTCCTGGGGTGTGGTGTCCCACAACCCCGCAAGTCAAGGGAGGGGGTGAAGCTGATCGAGTGGGGCCCGTGAGGTGGTAGAGAGTATTATCTGGGGGTGTTGGCCTCCCAGAGTCGGTAATTTCCTCCTAACTCGGAGGCATCTATGTTATCATGGTAAACATAGGGAAGCGAACAGGACACTGAAGTGGGGAAACGACATCAGATCAGAGCATCCCTGAAGAGAAGCTCCGTGCTCCCCAGGTCGGTGCCCTCAGTGAACCCTGTTGTAAAGGCCCTGTCTGTAAGAGATGGTGTGGTGCTCTACAGTTGGTTCCTGAGGCACGTCTCCCTAGAGCCTGGCCTGGCCAGAGATGTAGGATCTGGGGCTCCACCTGGGGCTGAAGGAAGCCTTACCCGAAACCATTTTTCGATCTCCTTCTCACCCTAATATTCAATAATGTCCACACTCGATGGAGGTGCTCTATGGCTCTCCTCACAGCATGTTCTtgcgatgccatgatcttcactcgTCCTCAGAAGGAAGTGGAGCACGTGGTACTCCGCTCCATAGATGAGGAGAGAGTGTCTTTGAGACACTGTGCAGGGATTCGGTGCCACAGTGAGGCTGAGAGCCCTCAGACTAGAATGAGACGGGGCAAATCGGCATGTTGACCCTCAGTGGATGGTCAGACTCATATCAGTCTTTGTAGCAACCTTTTGTCTATCAGCTGTATGCAACCTGGCACCCGGTTCCCAAGAACTAATTGCTTGGTTTCTCCCCAGGTGCCTGAGGTCCCCCTTGGACAGCCTGTCAATAACCAAGTGCCGGCTTACAGAATCAGACTTGACCCACGTGTCCCAGAGCCCAGACATCAGTCAGCTCAAGAGCCTGGATCTCAGCGGTGTCCCCATGACTGACTTTCGGCCTGAGCTCCTCCAAGTTCTGCTGGAGAAAGTCGCAGCCACCCTCCAGGAAGTGGACTTGGACGCGTGTGGGATCACGGACTCCCAGCTGGAGGCCTTCCTGCCTGCCCTGAGCCGCTGCTCCCAGCTCAGGGCCGTCAGCCTGTGTGGGAACCTCCTGTCCACGGCCGTCCTGGAGAAGCTGCTGCGACACACCGCTGTGCTGCCCTGTTTAAGGCAAGAGCGTTATCCCGCCCCTCAGGAGAGTTACAGACCTCGGGGTGTTCTCCTGGAAGCGAGACTTGCCCGGCTTCGGGCTCAGCTGTTGGAGATTCTCAGAGACTTGGGACGTCCCAGGATCATCTGGATAAGCCTCAGCCCCTGTCCTCGCTGTGGGGAGGATGTATGCCATCACATGGAGCCCATTGTATACAGCTGTCCTGCCCCTGCCTAGGGGGTGGCCTGTATCAGAAGCTTTCTTCTGTGCACCTTGCAACTGAAATCTAGAACGTGGGGACATCGTGAAGGCAACACAGACCCAGGGTTTCGGACATCTGTTCAACGCGAATGGGAAAAGGAACCGCGTTAGTAGGGCGGCAGAGGGCCGTGGCGGTGGCGCAAGATGGCAGGGGGGAATTATAGAGTCTGGGAGGGGATGGGACGTTCATGTACACGTGCTTTTAGCATCTGATATGAACCCGCGTGGGTCCACGTGGGAGACCCACGTGTTAGAGTTACTCCCGGGGAGAAAGTTGTCAGGAAACTGTTGGGAAATCGCGTATGACACCCCTCATTTGTGGAATCCGAAAGGAAATGACCCCAATGAACTTACTTGCAGAAACGGAAGGACTCACGACTTAGAATATGAACtcctggtttgtgtgtgtgtggggggggtgggcggggggaggAGCGGGGCGTGGGTGTGTGGGAGGGATGGTTGGGCCTTGAGGGAAGTCATGTACACACCACTGTGTTTGGACTGGATAACCACCGGGAACCTATCCTATCGCTCATGGAGCTCTGCTCAAAGTTTTGTGCCGGCCCGGATTGGAGGGCTGATCTGGGGAGAATGGGTACGTGGGTTATCTATACTGAATCCCTTGGCCCTTCACCTGAAACTATGGCAACCCTGTTAAGTGGCTACGTCCCAACACAGAATGCTTTCGCTGTTAAACAAACAAATTTTTGAAGCAGAGAACTTGTCAAGAATAAGAAGATGCTCcaggttaccaaagaggaaggaaatctaaaatgaGAGTGGATACATGCACAGATATCACTTATTGATGATGTGGTATAGCAAGAAAATTATAGGACCTTAAGAAGCAAATCTACaccaaaaaaattaatcaaatgaaataaagaaagacCCGTGGAAAATCTACTGCTGTCCTCCCTGACGTATTACTCTGTGTTCAGTTCAGGCCTCGATGATCTCAAGTCACTtactcaaaaagagaaaaacagcaccGTGCTGTCCATGGTACAAAACCTGACTATTCTCAGAGTTTCTTTATTCTGTGTGGAACatctcctttgtgtgtgtgtgtgtgtgtgtgcacgtgtgtgtgtgtgtgtgtgtgtgtgtgtgtgtgggagggcgGGGGCATGCACTAGGGCAAGTGAGGGCATGCTGGCACGTGGGCGTGTCctggcttagtcactcagtcatgtccgactctttggaaccccacggactctagcccaccaggctcctctgtgcatggaattccccaggcacggacactgtagtgggttgccattcccttgtccgggggatcttcccaacccagggatggaacccaggtctccggcatggcaggcagatgctttaccagctgagccacaagggaagcacgaCTGTCTATATCTCAGTTCTCATGGTAGAATTCAGTCAGCGTTTGCGAAGTGAATGGTGAATGCAGAAAGGATCCTGCATTACCCGGCCGCCCCCGTCAACCTCTGCTCCCTGAATCGACTGATAGAAGTGAAGATCCAAGCGGGATCAATCCAATGAGAGCTCTATAGACTGATCAGGTGCCCGTTTCTGATTGGCTTCGCAGTGGGCCAGAGGGATGATGGGAATACAAAGTCCTTTTCTGGCTCTGGAGTCACAGCTGGGTTCTCCGCAGTGTCGACGCCTGAGCGCCCTGCAAGCCACAGCAGAGCAGTAAGTGACTACCCTCCGATGAGGACGTCCTTTCCTTGCTTAAGGTAAGCGAGCTAATGGTGAAGGGTAGCGTGTGCCTCTGGATGGCAAGGAGAGTTTTCAATAAAATCATTTCTTTCCCAAGAACGCATTTCAGGGTCTGATTTGGCCTCTCAAGGTAGTTTTACCTGAATCTCATCACATTTTCATCAGTGATGTAGCTGGAATCATTTCAAATGTCTTTAGGGAGCAGACGTCATTCATGAAACACATCGGTTTGGAATTTGCCTTCTTTGCAGGGTGTTTAAAATGCGTATCGAGCACACAGTCGGCATTCGTGTTTGGCTCCTCGGTACGAGTGAGACGCGTGTTCCAAGCGGGCAGAGAGATAGCACTTTGTCCCCCACTGGGCCCTGTCTAGTGTTCCTACGGCTACGAGCCTCACTTGCACCCCGGCTAGCGCAGTGCCCTTGGCCCTGAGTGGCTTGcatggaagggaagggagacCGTGTAAGGTGTGCTCCTGCATTGTCTAAAACGGATCCCTTGATCTCTGGCAGCTTCCACAGGAGTCGTCTTGGAGCGGAGTCA is part of the Bos indicus x Bos taurus breed Angus x Brahman F1 hybrid unplaced genomic scaffold, Bos_hybrid_MaternalHap_v2.0 tig00000573_arrow_arrow_8751779_8780991, whole genome shotgun sequence genome and harbors:
- the LOC113888648 gene encoding PRAME family member 12-like, giving the protein MSAPTPPRLLDLAGRHLLRAEDLDVSTLESVPTELFPPLFLEAFDGYRTETLKAMVQTWPFVRLPLGALIDLPHVGPLQAVLEALDVLLAQKVRSRRCKLRVLDLRKTGQNFWSMWSGASSYGCSGSRTAAVAEPRSMTRQPSTPLKVFLDLCLKKRTLDNFLTYFLRWVEQRKSSIHLCCKKLKIVSMPMDKIVKVLSTVQLDCIQEVQKQEHDHVVQITSQFRRLGHLRDLHLESPSFLEGCLDQMLRCLRSPLDSLSITKCRLTESDLTHVSQSPDISQLKSLDLSGVPMTDFRPELLQVLLEKVAATLQEVDLDACGITDSQLEAFLPALSRCSQLRAVSLCGNLLSTAVLEKLLRHTAVLPCLRQERYPAPQESYRPRGVLLEARLARLRAQLLEILRDLGRPRIIWISLSPCPRCGEDVCHHMEPIVYSCPAPA